AATATATTCGGCAGCATTGATAGTAGCAGCTTTTAGTGCTTCCATAGGAGTCATTCCACCCTGGACCAACATCCAGGTCTCCCAATGAGCTCCAAGACCTTGCAATTGACCATGGGCCCCCATATTTACTTTAACTCCGGCATCACTCAACTTTTTTGCAGTGCCTGAAACCAAAATATGGCCATTGTCATATTCTTCCTTCGGAACCATGGTACGATGACGAGATCTGCTATCAATAATCGCTCGTGGTGAAAAGGTAAGCAGCTTCTCATTTTCCCAAACATTATCTCTTTGGTAATAGTAGTATTCACCATTAAGTCCGCCGTAATTTACAATAAGCGTTGGTGTATATCCGGTACCACTTTTGCCCCAAATTTCCAAGACATCCTTATACACCGGAGCAACAGGAATATTATGCTCCACCCCTGTATGGCCATCTATTACCATAGTGAGGTTGTGATAGAAGGTAGAACCTCCTTCGGGAACCACATTAATTCCCAATTCGCGTGCGGCCTGCAGAACCTGCTGACGCTGTTCACGACGGGGTTGATTGTAACTTTTCACGCTTTTTGCCCCAAATGCTTTGGTACGTCTTATACTGCTTTTGGCATCGTCAAGATTATTAATAACCGCTTTGAAATCCCCTTCGGCCCCGTATAAAATAAATCCGGTGGAGTACAATCTGGGTCCTACCAGAAGGCCGGCTTTTTGCAATTCGGACAAAGAAAACACAGCTTCTGTATTTGCCGATGGATCGTGAGCGGTTGTAACACCAAATGCCAGATTCGTTAAAAATTGCCAATTCTGTTGCGTGGTTAGTCCGTCTCTAAAGGCACCAATATGTGCATGTGCGTCTACCATTCCGGGCATAATTGTTTTTCCTTTTGAGGGATAAATTTTTGCGTCCGATGGCACCGGAGTCGTTGCAGAAGGACCAATACTTTCAATTTTATTGCCGTTGATGATGATGTTTCCTTCTTCAAAGACCGTATCTCCATCCATAGTTATAATACGCGCATTGGTAAACGCAATTTTACCCGATGGCTTATCTGTTTGAGCTGTGAGTCCAATTTTTATTCCTTCGGAAGTCATTTCAGGGATTTCTTTTGGGGAGCCCGATAAAAAGGTAAAACGATCTTTTAAATCATTACTGAAGTATTCATCTCCCAAGGTCCAAAATACTTTTTTACTATCTGCAGACCAATGTAAATTAATTCCGGCATCCTTTGCTATCTGTGAAACAGGAACAAAATTAGATTTATTATCCAAATCCACCGGCTGTCCATGCAAAACCATGGGAGCAATATATACTTTATGCAAATGTGAAAAGACAATCCATTTGTTGTCGGGACTCAGCTCCAATCGATTTGCGTATTTAGAAATGAGGTGTTCTTTTTCATCGTTTCCGCTTAGATTAACGCTAATGAGCTTTTTGGTAAGGTTGCCAAAATAGTCACCGCCGGTTTGTAAGAAAATACGTTGTCCATTGGTGCTGAATTTTGGAAATTCACCATGGTCGACAACCATTTTTTCATTCCCTCCGGAGCTGTTCATGGTGTAAATTCCCGAGTTTTTTGTAAAAGTCTGACCTTGGTCCAAGTTACCGTTCTCTTTTCTGAAAACAATAGAATTTCCATCAGGGGAATATGATGGAGTACGATATATAGCTTTGGTAGTGGTAACTTTTACTGCTTTGCCGCCCGAAACAGGGACTTTAAAAATGGCACCTTTCTCAAGATCGTTCCAGGTAACGAAAACTATATCGTTTCCATTCGGGGAGAATGCCGGCTCGAACTCAAAATCGGTGCCTAAAGTTAATCTTTTTGGTGTGCCATTGGGTAATTCTTTTTTCCAAAGGTGCCCAAGAGCCTGAAAGATAATAATTTTTCCGTTAGGAGATGTCACAACCTGCCGAATCATTTTTGGAGTGAAGGAATTTGTTTCAATCGGGTTGTTAAAATGCACCGTCTGTGCCAAATCTATGTTCACATTGGCTGTAAAAGGAATGTTTGTAACAGCCATAGAATGAATGTCCACCTTTTGAATTTTTCCACCGCTCCAGAATACAATCTCCGAATTATTGGGCATCCAGCTAAAATTAGGATAAACCCCAAATATAGCCCAGGCCTCTTGCTGGTCTTTGTTTAAAGCGTCAAAAACCGGCCATTCTTCTCCGGTTTCCAGGTTGTGGATATAGAGTACAGTTTTGGTCCGAACTCGTTTCACAAAAGCTAATTTCTTTCCATCCCGGGAAATAGTAGGTCGGGCTGCCCCACCCGGACCACCGGTTATAGTTTGGGTTTCTCCGGTTTCAAAATCGTATCTTTTTATAGCATAAATCTGTTTGTTGGGATCCTTGTTATACTGAAAGAATCCACCCGGATACATATCTTCACTATAATAAAGATATTTACCGTCGGGGGACACAAAGGGCTCGTTGACATCCTGTTGATCGTTTTTACGCTTTGTGATTTGCAGTCCGCTTCCTCCTGTAATGTGATACTGCCATAATTCGCCAGCACCCATACTTCGTTCGGACGTAAAATGCTTCCGACCTATCAGATAATTTCCATCGGGCATCCAAACAGGGTTGTTTAACAATCTGAAATCCTCTTTTGAAACGGCCTTGGCATCACTTCCGTCGGTATTCATCA
This genomic stretch from Ulvibacter sp. MAR_2010_11 harbors:
- a CDS encoding amidohydrolase family protein produces the protein MRIFLSLLAICYTLSLTAQDKKEEAKWDVAAPGSDFSYKTHSFSTNEGTWMNLDVSPNGQTIVFDLLGDIYTLPINGGTAKAIRTGIPFEIQPRFSPDGSKISFTSDAGGGDNIWVMNTDGSDAKAVSKEDFRLLNNPVWMPDGNYLIGRKHFTSERSMGAGELWQYHITGGSGLQITKRKNDQQDVNEPFVSPDGKYLYYSEDMYPGGFFQYNKDPNKQIYAIKRYDFETGETQTITGGPGGAARPTISRDGKKLAFVKRVRTKTVLYIHNLETGEEWPVFDALNKDQQEAWAIFGVYPNFSWMPNNSEIVFWSGGKIQKVDIHSMAVTNIPFTANVNIDLAQTVHFNNPIETNSFTPKMIRQVVTSPNGKIIIFQALGHLWKKELPNGTPKRLTLGTDFEFEPAFSPNGNDIVFVTWNDLEKGAIFKVPVSGGKAVKVTTTKAIYRTPSYSPDGNSIVFRKENGNLDQGQTFTKNSGIYTMNSSGGNEKMVVDHGEFPKFSTNGQRIFLQTGGDYFGNLTKKLISVNLSGNDEKEHLISKYANRLELSPDNKWIVFSHLHKVYIAPMVLHGQPVDLDNKSNFVPVSQIAKDAGINLHWSADSKKVFWTLGDEYFSNDLKDRFTFLSGSPKEIPEMTSEGIKIGLTAQTDKPSGKIAFTNARIITMDGDTVFEEGNIIINGNKIESIGPSATTPVPSDAKIYPSKGKTIMPGMVDAHAHIGAFRDGLTTQQNWQFLTNLAFGVTTAHDPSANTEAVFSLSELQKAGLLVGPRLYSTGFILYGAEGDFKAVINNLDDAKSSIRRTKAFGAKSVKSYNQPRREQRQQVLQAARELGINVVPEGGSTFYHNLTMVIDGHTGVEHNIPVAPVYKDVLEIWGKSGTGYTPTLIVNYGGLNGEYYYYQRDNVWENEKLLTFSPRAIIDSRSRHRTMVPKEEYDNGHILVSGTAKKLSDAGVKVNMGAHGQLQGLGAHWETWMLVQGGMTPMEALKAATINAAEYIGAGNDIGSLKAGKLADLVILSENPLENIENTQSVEMVMANGRLYDTNTMNEIGNRPKERSPFYWEQNNYNQAFPWHESTQSFMYGGCGCHIGHD